The Eubacteriaceae bacterium Marseille-Q4139 genome has a window encoding:
- the rfbC gene encoding dTDP-4-dehydrorhamnose 3,5-epimerase — protein MGQIKVEKNVGGIEGLCVIEPAVHGDARGYFMETYNEKDMKEAGIDIYFVQDNQSMSTKGVLRGLHFQKQYPQCKLVRAVRGTVFDVAVDLRSNSETYGKWYGVTLSAENKKQFLIPEGFAHGFLVLSDEAEFCYKVNDFWHPNDEGGIAWNDPEIGIEWPELKGEYKGSTSAEGYMLEDGTALNLSDKDQKWLGLKDTFKF, from the coding sequence ATGGGACAGATTAAAGTTGAGAAAAATGTAGGCGGCATCGAGGGCCTCTGTGTGATTGAGCCTGCTGTTCATGGTGATGCCCGTGGCTATTTCATGGAAACTTACAACGAAAAAGATATGAAGGAGGCTGGCATTGACATCTACTTTGTACAGGATAACCAGTCTATGTCTACAAAGGGTGTGCTTCGTGGCCTGCACTTTCAGAAACAGTATCCGCAGTGCAAGCTGGTGCGCGCCGTGCGCGGCACAGTGTTCGATGTTGCAGTTGATCTCAGAAGCAATTCTGAGACCTATGGCAAGTGGTATGGCGTGACCTTGTCCGCTGAGAACAAGAAGCAGTTCCTCATCCCGGAAGGTTTTGCGCATGGCTTCCTGGTTCTGAGTGACGAGGCAGAGTTCTGCTACAAGGTTAATGACTTCTGGCATCCGAATGATGAGGGTGGCATAGCTTGGAACGATCCTGAAATCGGCATCGAGTGGCCGGAACTGAAGGGTGAGTACAAGGGCAGCACAAGTGCAGAAGGCTATATGCTAGAAGACGGTACTGCACTGAATCTGAGTGATAAGGATCAGAAGTGGCTGGGACTGAAGGATACTTTTAAATTTTAA
- the rfbD gene encoding dTDP-4-dehydrorhamnose reductase, whose product MKFFVTGVGGQLGHDVMNELLKCGHEGVGSDIQETYSGVADGSAVTKAPYVALDITDKDAVEKVITEVTPDAVIHCAAWTAVDMAEDDDKVAKVRSINAGGTQNIADVCKKLDCKMTYISTDYVFDGQGTEPWQPDCKDYKPLNVYGQTKLEGELAVSQTLEKYFIVRIAWVFGLNGKNFIKTMLNVGKTHDTVRVVNDQIGTPTYTYDLARLLVDMNETEKYGYYHATNEGGYISWYDFTKEIYRQAGYKTEVLPVSTEEYGLSKAARPFNSRLDKSKLVEAGFTPLPTWQDALSRYLKEIEQ is encoded by the coding sequence ATGAAGTTTTTTGTAACAGGCGTTGGCGGTCAGCTGGGTCATGACGTGATGAATGAACTGCTGAAGTGTGGTCATGAAGGTGTTGGTTCTGATATTCAGGAAACCTACAGCGGTGTGGCTGATGGTTCTGCGGTAACAAAAGCACCGTATGTGGCTCTGGATATTACTGATAAAGATGCTGTTGAAAAAGTAATTACAGAAGTAACCCCGGATGCTGTGATCCACTGTGCGGCATGGACGGCTGTGGATATGGCAGAGGACGACGATAAAGTGGCGAAAGTTCGTTCCATCAATGCTGGTGGAACTCAGAATATTGCAGATGTCTGCAAGAAGTTGGACTGCAAGATGACCTACATCAGCACGGATTATGTGTTTGATGGTCAGGGCACTGAGCCTTGGCAGCCGGACTGCAAGGATTACAAGCCGCTGAATGTGTATGGTCAGACGAAGTTGGAAGGTGAACTGGCAGTCAGCCAGACGCTGGAGAAGTATTTCATTGTCCGCATTGCATGGGTGTTTGGCTTGAATGGTAAAAACTTTATTAAGACCATGCTGAATGTTGGTAAGACACATGACACTGTCCGTGTGGTTAATGACCAGATCGGCACACCGACCTATACATATGATTTAGCTCGACTGCTCGTTGATATGAATGAAACTGAGAAGTATGGCTATTACCATGCGACCAACGAGGGTGGTTATATCAGTTGGTACGATTTCACGAAAGAAATCTACCGTCAGGCGGGCTATAAGACGGAGGTGCTTCCGGTAAGCACCGAGGAGTATGGTCTGAGCAAGGCTGCTCGTCCGTTCAACAGTCGTTTGGATAAGAGCAAGCTGGTGGAGGCTGGATTTACTCCGCTTCCGACTTGGCAGGATGCATTGAGCCGTTATCTGAAAGAGATCGAGCAGTAA
- the rfbB gene encoding dTDP-glucose 4,6-dehydratase has translation MNIIVTGGAGFIGSNFVFHMLKKYPDYRIICLDKLTYAGNLSTLAPVMDNPNFRFVKADICDREAVNKLFEEEHPDIVVNFAAESHVDRSIEDPGIFLQTNIIGTSVLMDACRKYGIQRYHQVSTDEVYGDLPLDRPDLFFTEETPIHTSSPYSSSKAAADLLVLAYHRTYGLPVTISRCSNNYGPYHFPEKLIPLMIANALADKPLPVYGEGLNVRDWLYVEDHCKAIDLIIHKGRVGEVYNVGGHNEKQNIEIVKIICKELGKPESLITHVGDRKGHDMRYAIDPTKIHNELGWLPETKFEDGIKKTIQWYLNNREWWETIISGEYQNYYEKMYSNR, from the coding sequence ATGAATATTATTGTTACCGGCGGTGCTGGGTTTATTGGTAGTAACTTTGTGTTCCATATGCTGAAAAAGTATCCGGATTATCGGATCATCTGCTTGGACAAGCTGACCTATGCAGGCAATCTGTCCACACTGGCCCCTGTTATGGATAACCCGAATTTCCGCTTCGTGAAGGCTGATATTTGCGACCGCGAGGCTGTGAACAAACTGTTTGAAGAAGAACATCCGGACATCGTGGTCAACTTTGCGGCAGAATCTCATGTTGACCGTTCCATCGAAGATCCGGGCATCTTCCTCCAGACCAATATCATCGGCACCAGTGTGCTGATGGATGCTTGCCGCAAATATGGTATTCAGCGTTACCATCAGGTTTCTACCGATGAGGTTTACGGTGACCTGCCGCTGGATCGTCCTGACCTGTTCTTCACTGAGGAGACTCCGATCCATACTAGCTCTCCGTATAGCAGCTCCAAAGCAGCCGCTGACCTGCTGGTTCTGGCTTACCACCGTACCTACGGCCTGCCTGTGACCATTTCCCGTTGCTCCAATAACTATGGCCCGTATCATTTCCCGGAGAAGCTGATTCCGCTGATGATTGCTAATGCTCTGGCTGACAAGCCGCTGCCTGTTTACGGCGAGGGTCTGAACGTCCGTGACTGGCTGTATGTGGAAGATCACTGCAAGGCTATTGACTTGATTATCCACAAAGGTCGTGTTGGTGAAGTCTACAATGTCGGCGGTCATAACGAGAAGCAGAACATCGAGATCGTGAAGATCATCTGCAAGGAGCTGGGCAAGCCGGAAAGCCTTATCACCCATGTTGGTGACCGTAAGGGCCACGATATGCGCTATGCTATCGACCCGACCAAGATCCACAATGAGCTGGGCTGGCTGCCGGAGACCAAGTTTGAGGACGGCATCAAGAAGACTATTCAGTGGTATCTCAATAACCGTGAGTGGTGGGAGACTATCATCAGCGGCGAATATCAGAACTACTACGAGAAAATGTACAGCAACCGCTAA